The nucleotide window CAGGATGTAGTAGATGCAGCAGATAAAATTGCTGAACATTTGACAGGTGATGCTGAAGTATATGCCAACCCTGAACAATATTTCGATCAGTTAATAGAAATCAACCTTTCTGAACTGACGCCTCACTTAAACGGACCTTTCACTCCGGACTTAGCGACTCCTGTTGCTGAATTCAGAGCTAAAGCTGAAGCTAACGGATGGCCTTTGGAAGTTGAATGGGCTCTTATCGGTTCTTGTACCAACTCTTCTTATGAAGATTTATCAAGAGCGGCTTCAATTGTTGAAGATGCCGTTTCAAAAGGAGTAAAACCTAAAGCTATCCTGGGAATCAACCCTGGTTCTGAACAGGTGAAATTCACAGCAGAAAGAGACGGTTTCCTAGATTCTTTCAGAAAATTTGAAAACGCAAGAATCTTTACCAACGCTTGCGGACCATGTATCGGACAGTGGGACAGAGAAGGAGCAGAAAAAGGAGAGAAAAACTCTATTATCCACTCTTTCAACAGAAACTTTGCCAAAAGAGCTGACGGTAACCCGAATACCCATGCTTTTGTAGCTTCTCCGGAAATGGTTGCTGCAGTTGCAATATCAGGCAGACTTGACTTCAATCCAATTACAGATACTTTAACTAACGAAGCTGGCGAGCAGGTAAAACTTGATGAGCCTAAAGGTTATGAACTTCCTTCAAAAGGTTTTGCAGTAGATGACAACGGATATCAGGCGCCATCAGAAGACGGATCTAAAGTTGTTGTTAATGTAAGCCCAACTTCAGACAGGCTTCAGTTATTGGAAGAATTCCCGGCCTGGGATGGGAAAAACATTACCGGAGCCAGAGTATTGATCAAAGCTTTCGGAAAATGTACTACCGACCACATTTCTATGGCTGGACCATGGCTGAAATACAGAGGTCACTTAGATAATATTTCAAATAACATGTTGATCGGGGCTGTGAATGCTTACAACATGGAAACCAATAAAGTTAAAAACGAATTAACCGGTGAATACGGTGAAGTACCGGCTGTACAAAGAGCTTACAAAGCTGCCGGGATCCCGACAATTGTTGTGGGAGACCAGAACTATGGTGAAGGTTCTTCAAGAGAGCATGCTGCCATGGAGCCGAGACATTTAGGAGTGAAAGCTGTACTGGTAAAATCATTTGCGAGAATCCACGAAACCAACCTTAAGAAACAAGGGATGCTTGGAATCACTTTCGCAAACGAAGCGGATTATGACAAAATCCAGGAAGACGATATCGTTAATTTCTTAGATCTTGATCAGTTTGCTCCGGGAAAACAACTGACTTTAGAATTCATCCATACAGACGGAACTAAAGACATCATCATGGCTAACCATACTTACAACGATCAGCAGATTGACTGGTTTAAGGCTGGTTCTGCCCTGAATCTGATCAAACAACAGGAAAAATAAGATTAATTGTTAGATTAATTAATAAAGGGACGGCTTCAATTGAGGCCGTCTTTTTTATTTTAACTGCCTTTACATTTCCTTTGCTGAACTTTGATATTCTCCAAACCTTACAGGTTTTAGAAACCTGTAAGGTTTAGCTCTCATATGAATATTATGATATTCTATCAAGAAGGCCTGCTCTATAGCTTTCCCCAATAGGAATCTCATATTCAGGAAGAATGATTTTTTTTGCCCCGATACTTTTGATTTTATCCAGATTGATAATAAAAGATTTATGTACCCGTACAAATTTTTCAGAAAGCTGGCTTTCCATAGATTTAAGCGTATCCAAAACGATATACTCATCATTTTCTGTTCGGATATTGACATAGTCTTTGATACTTTCGATGTACAGGATTTCATTGAAACTTATGCGATGCCTCTGCCCTGAAGACTTTACAAAGAAATAGGTATTTTCTTCTTGCGGAAAAGAAAACCGTTCCTGAGCTTTTAATACGCTTTTCTGAAACCTTTCGAAAGAAACAGGCTTCAGAAGATAATCAACAACATTATGCTCATACCCTTCCAGTGCATACTCCGAATAAGCAGTGGTTACAATATATTTTTGATCTGCTCCTACAATCTTCATAAAATTGATCCCCGTAAGTTCCGGCATCTGGATATCCAGAAAGATAAGATCAGAATCATTCTTCTGCAGATATTCCACCGCAAGTATCGGATTCTCTGTGGAGAAAACCAGTTCAAGAAAAGGAATCTTTTCTGCATAATGTTCCAGAAGTGAGATTGCCAGAGGCTCATCATCAACGATAATGCACTTTATCTTATTCATTCTTTAAATCAATTTTTAAATCTACAACAAATTCCGTTTCTGAATCTTTGATCTTAAGCTGATATTTTGGGTACAATATTTCCAGCCTTTTTTTCACATTTTGAATGCCGATGCCGGAAACAACATCTTTCATTTTCTGTGTTTTATAATTAAAAAGATAAAAATGCAAAACCTCATCATGATCTGAGATTTTCATTTCAAAACCTTTACCACGGAAATCACCATGTTTGAAAGCATTTTCCACAAAAGGAACCAGCAGCATCGGAGAAATCTTCAGGTGAGTATACTGAATATTTTTCTCAATGATCAG belongs to Chryseobacterium gleum and includes:
- a CDS encoding aconitate hydratase, whose amino-acid sequence is MTFDIDMIKKVYERYPERIAAARQIVGKPLTLSEKILYTHLWEGNATQAHERGNSYVDFAPDRVAMQDATAQMALLQFMQAGKAKVAVPSTAHADHLIQAKVGADKDLQEGINKNSEVFNFLSSVCDKYGIGFWKPGAGIIHQVVLENYAFPGGMMIGTDSHTVNAGGLGMVAIGVGGADAVDVMAGMPWELKMPKLIGVKLTGKMNGWTSAKDVILKVAGILTVKGGTGCIVEYFGEGAESLSATGKGTICNMGAEIGATTSTFGYDDSMRRYLAATGRQDVVDAADKIAEHLTGDAEVYANPEQYFDQLIEINLSELTPHLNGPFTPDLATPVAEFRAKAEANGWPLEVEWALIGSCTNSSYEDLSRAASIVEDAVSKGVKPKAILGINPGSEQVKFTAERDGFLDSFRKFENARIFTNACGPCIGQWDREGAEKGEKNSIIHSFNRNFAKRADGNPNTHAFVASPEMVAAVAISGRLDFNPITDTLTNEAGEQVKLDEPKGYELPSKGFAVDDNGYQAPSEDGSKVVVNVSPTSDRLQLLEEFPAWDGKNITGARVLIKAFGKCTTDHISMAGPWLKYRGHLDNISNNMLIGAVNAYNMETNKVKNELTGEYGEVPAVQRAYKAAGIPTIVVGDQNYGEGSSREHAAMEPRHLGVKAVLVKSFARIHETNLKKQGMLGITFANEADYDKIQEDDIVNFLDLDQFAPGKQLTLEFIHTDGTKDIIMANHTYNDQQIDWFKAGSALNLIKQQEK
- a CDS encoding LytR/AlgR family response regulator transcription factor — protein: MNKIKCIIVDDEPLAISLLEHYAEKIPFLELVFSTENPILAVEYLQKNDSDLIFLDIQMPELTGINFMKIVGADQKYIVTTAYSEYALEGYEHNVVDYLLKPVSFERFQKSVLKAQERFSFPQEENTYFFVKSSGQRHRISFNEILYIESIKDYVNIRTENDEYIVLDTLKSMESQLSEKFVRVHKSFIINLDKIKSIGAKKIILPEYEIPIGESYRAGLLDRIS